The sequence ATGGCGATTGCCGGGCGCGATTGAGCTTCAAGCGGTTGACGTGGGGGCGAACGCTGTGTCCAATGCGTCGGTTGACGCGCTCGCTGTGCGGGCTGTAAAGGACGATGTATTGCGGGTTCGCGCTCGCGTGAGAAATTGGTCTGGGCAAGGGGGACTTGCCGCGCAACTGGTGGTTGATGGAGAGGTGATAGAAACGCGCGATGTGACGGTGTTGCAGGGCAATGCGACACAGGTGGCTTTTTCCGTGCCTTTGAAGGATGGGATAAACGGATATGTCGCGCTTGCGGGAGGCGATGGGTTGCAGCGAGATGATCGCCGTTTTTTTGCGTGGCTTGCCAAACCGCAACATCCCATCGCGGTGTTGAATGCTTCGGAGTCTTCGCGGTTTATGCTCAAAGCTGCTGTGCCTGAGGGCGCGGATTGGCGATTGACATGGTCTGGAGAGCTTATGGGGTCGGCGGTGATTGCCGAGGATGTGACTTCTGTAATCGAGTTTAGAGAATATGTTGAGAATGGCGGTGCGCTGTTTTTGCCACTTCGCAGGGATGCCGCTATTCAGTCTGTGAATGCCTTGTTCACACACGCGAATATCCGGGTTTCCGGGGTGGAGGATGCGGGTTATGCCGCGCTGGCGTGGGTGGATTTGGAACATCCCATTTTTCGCCCTTTCAGGGGGGCGCGGTTTAACGATTTTTCATCTGTGCGCTATGAGAATTACCACGTTATTACCGCCGACAGTTCAGCTGCGGTGCTGGCAAAATACGACGATTTAATGCCCGCTATTGTCGAGGGCAGAATAGGAGAAGGACGCATCCTGGTCTGGGCTGGTGGAATGGGGTTTGATAGGTCAAATTTGGCGCGGACGCCGCGGTTTGTACCTTTGTTGCACGAGACGTTGCGCTATTTATCGGGTGATCGGGAGATCGAGACAGATTATCAGGTGGGCGATGCCATGAGTGCTTCTGATGTGGTGGAACGGGTTCTGGGGCCAGAGAGATCGGATTCTGTAGTTGGCGTTGCGCGTATATTCCAGGTGCCCGGCGTATATCAATGGGGAACGCAAATCGCATCGGTCAATATCATAGACCGAGAGAGCGATTTGGCGCGGATAACGCCCGCGGAATTTGAGATTCGGTTGTGCGATGCGCCCGTGTTATTTCAGAGTGATGGCAAACCAGCGGCTGATCTTTCGATTGTGTATGAATACGGTCGCTGGATACTCGGATTTTTGCTTGCCTTGCTTTTGCTCGAACATTTTTACGCCGCGTATTTGAGTGCGCGGGAGGTACGGACATGATACCATTGCTACCGCTTAAATTGGAACACGCGATCCGCGAAGTGGCTGCGCAGTTTGAGCGACGGCGGCGTTTGCAGGGGCGGTTGATGTTTGGCGCGGTGTTTTTGGGTTTGCTGATTGGGTTGTGCGCTGTGGTGGCTTTTGCCGATCGCGTGCCTGTGATTGTGCCGGTGATAGCATTTCTCATTCTGGTCTTTGGTGCGGGGTATAAGTGGTTGTATGTGCCGCAACGTACGGAGGTGACGCGAGAGCAGATCGCGCTGTTTCTCGATGCACATCATCCCGAGCTTGAGGACCTGATTGTGAGCACTGTATCGCTGCACGGATCAACGCCGGTTTCCGAGTGGATGACCGAGCAGGTGTTTCAGCAGGTGCGCGAATTGTCGGCGATACAGGCGCCACCTGTGATTGATTTGCGCGTTTTGAAGCGGGTGCGCCGCGCGGTTGTCGGAGTTTGGGGATTGGGTGCTGTTGTGTTGCTCATGGCATTGTGGCAGGTTGATCTGCGCGATAT comes from Gemmatimonadota bacterium and encodes:
- a CDS encoding BatA and WFA domain-containing protein, producing the protein MGLLVPLFAFGVALIGIPYFVHRIRRPERETVRFSSLMFVPDVKREVIERRRVQHIVLMLLRMAVLIALALAFARPFREMLLNAEAASLGTTDHVIAMDVSLSMGYDGVWERAKVGAKSVLETVGSGDRVGFVRFAQQAVVDVPLSSDVADVRRAIEIADVTWGHTDYAAALQAVEHVFAADTAQVKRVVHVISDFQASGMPLSDMGWRLPGAIELQAVDVGANAVSNASVDALAVRAVKDDVLRVRARVRNWSGQGGLAAQLVVDGEVIETRDVTVLQGNATQVAFSVPLKDGINGYVALAGGDGLQRDDRRFFAWLAKPQHPIAVLNASESSRFMLKAAVPEGADWRLTWSGELMGSAVIAEDVTSVIEFREYVENGGALFLPLRRDAAIQSVNALFTHANIRVSGVEDAGYAALAWVDLEHPIFRPFRGARFNDFSSVRYENYHVITADSSAAVLAKYDDLMPAIVEGRIGEGRILVWAGGMGFDRSNLARTPRFVPLLHETLRYLSGDREIETDYQVGDAMSASDVVERVLGPERSDSVVGVARIFQVPGVYQWGTQIASVNIIDRESDLARITPAEFEIRLCDAPVLFQSDGKPAADLSIVYEYGRWILGFLLALLLLEHFYAAYLSAREVRT